TCCAAATCTTAACTTATAAAAATCAAATGACTTATACGGAAGTTCATTAATTAAACAGTACTATAACGTATATATACCATTAGGTAAAGAGATATGAAACAATTATGCCAAAAGGCATAGGAAATGAGAGCGAAGGTTTTATTTTATCGTCAAAATGAACCAAAATGAAGGTTTACTCCGATCTCCAGAAAGTGGTATCCTCAAATAGAAATACGAACAGTATGCGAACAAAATGTAACATTGACACAGGTTGGAGTTTAAGAAATCGCCCTTTGAAGAAGGAAATTCCCCGGATTATACCGATTTGGAGTGATTCCAAAAGGCAACAGCGGGAAATTGAAGACATGTCGTTATTTATTTAGGAAACTGGACAACTCTATGAATAAGAGCGTTTTGCCATCGTGCAAAGAACGATAGCAAAACAACATGACGTGAACGATAGAGTGAGAGATATGAATGGAGTAAAGAATACTGAAGGAGGAAGATAAATATGGAATTGATGCTGCCTGAATTGGATCGACGCAAAACGCAAACGGCTGTTGAAGCTGCGCTGGAGAAATATCGAATCTATAAAACGATTGCATTTGAAGAACGAGAGGTTATGATGACGGCAAGTTATGCCGAGCGTTTCCACGGTGCAACCAATGTGACGGGGGATTCCACGGCCAGAACGGCGATCTACAATGTGGATGTGCAACGCGCGCGTCAGGCATATTGCGATACGATTGATTTTGTGGTGTCCCGCCTGAGTGAAAAGGAACGTGTACTCGTATGCGAACGATATCTGAAAGACGATGATGTGTTTGACTATAAAGTGTATAACCATGTCTTTGATCCACCTGTCAGCAAGGATACGTATACGAAGATTCGTACGCGTGCTTTCTACAAAATGGCGCTGGCTCTGTCAGATCGAGGTCTGATTAATATGGAGCCTTTGTCTGTGTCACGGAAAGAGCGGCAGAAGCTGGGTTGAGTGAGTGAAGAAGTTGATCCTTTAATATCCAGAGTGGATTGGTTACAATAGTTGAACAAACCACAGTTGGCATCAGCCAAAGGAGAGAAGTCTGCCATGTCGGAAGAAGTCGGAATGCAGGAAATGGTCACGTTGAAGACAATCGCGGAAACGCTCAATACGTCCAATGACCTGAACTTCATGCTGGATACCGTGGTCGGCAAATTACTGGAGTTGACCGGATTAACGGCAGGCTGGATGTTTCTGATTAATGAACGTGGAGACTATGCTTGTGTTTCGGATTACAATCTGCCCCCGGCATTACTGCGTAAAGATAAAGAGCCCATGCGAACGGGTACCTGCTGGTGTGTAAACCGCTTTAAGGATGGTCAACTCAATCATGCGGTCAACATCATTAACTGTAAACGGTTGGAGGATGCCGTGGAATTCCAATGGGGAGATACCCATGATATTACCCACCATGCGACTGTTCCGTTAAGATCAGGTGATAAGATGTTGGGCTTGCTCAACGTGGCTGCACCAGCCAAGGAACATTTCAGCGACAGTGAACTGGCACTGTTACAGGGCGTGGCGTACCAGATTGGTAGTGCGATGGAGCGAATGAGATTGTATCGTGCGGAGCAGCAACGAGCTGATCTGTATGCCAAGCTGGGGGAGTTCAGTGCGGCCTTGGGTATTGCGGTGAACGGATGCAGCAATGCGGATGCTTTTTCGTTACAAGTTGTACAGCTGCTTGGTCAGCATTATGATTGGCCTTTTGCCGCAATGATCCAGCAGAAAAACGGAATGTTCGTTTTGCAGGCAGCCTATGCAGATGATAAGGTTCGAGCATTATCAAGTGTTCTGGTATCTTCAGCGGCAAACCACATGAACCGAGTAATCCATAGTCACCGTGCCACATCTCTATCTACAATAGAGATGGCTGAGATCTTTACTCTGTGTGAGCCTGACCAGACTATGCATTCCATTGCCTCGGGAATTGCTGCTCCCCTTCCGTACCATACACCAGGGGAAACGGGAATTCTGGTGATCGGAATAGGAACAGCAGGTCCTGCGCAGGAAGACCGTGAAGTGCTGGAAGCTTTGGCCGAGCATATTGCGACCTCATGGGAGAGTCTGAAGTTGGCGGAGAATCGCCGCGAACTGGCACGACTCGAAGAGAGAAACCGGTTGGCTCGCGATCTCCATGATTCGGTTAATCAGATTCTATTTTCACTATCGTTAACTGCTAAAGGCGCGGAAAGTATGTTATCCGGCTCGGAACAGTTGCACCCGGCAGCGGAAGCGATGAAGGATATTCGGGCTTTGTCTCAGGAAGCTCTCAAGGAAATGCGCGCATTAATTATGCAGCTCCGTCCCGCGGGACTGGAAGCAGGGCTGCTCCATGCGTTACAGGAATACGGCACCAGCCAGGGTCTTCAAGTGGTGTTGAATCGGACGGGAATGCGGTCTTTACCGCGTAATATAGAAGAAGCATTGTGGAGAATCGGACAGGAAGCGCTGAATAATGTACGGAAACACGCGGATGATCCTTCTGCTGAGGTCACCCTCAAGTTAAGTGATCATGAAGTGGTGTTCACCGTCACAGATCAGGGAAAAGGTGGTGCGAACAGGCCAAAAGTATCGTCTGGAAGTTCACTTGGCCTGTCCATTATGAAGGAACGGGCTGAATCGCTTGGAGGCAGGTTAGAAATAGTTAGTTCTT
The window above is part of the Paenibacillus sp. 1781tsa1 genome. Proteins encoded here:
- a CDS encoding ArpU family phage packaging/lysis transcriptional regulator; this translates as MELMLPELDRRKTQTAVEAALEKYRIYKTIAFEEREVMMTASYAERFHGATNVTGDSTARTAIYNVDVQRARQAYCDTIDFVVSRLSEKERVLVCERYLKDDDVFDYKVYNHVFDPPVSKDTYTKIRTRAFYKMALALSDRGLINMEPLSVSRKERQKLG
- a CDS encoding GAF domain-containing sensor histidine kinase, whose product is MSEEVGMQEMVTLKTIAETLNTSNDLNFMLDTVVGKLLELTGLTAGWMFLINERGDYACVSDYNLPPALLRKDKEPMRTGTCWCVNRFKDGQLNHAVNIINCKRLEDAVEFQWGDTHDITHHATVPLRSGDKMLGLLNVAAPAKEHFSDSELALLQGVAYQIGSAMERMRLYRAEQQRADLYAKLGEFSAALGIAVNGCSNADAFSLQVVQLLGQHYDWPFAAMIQQKNGMFVLQAAYADDKVRALSSVLVSSAANHMNRVIHSHRATSLSTIEMAEIFTLCEPDQTMHSIASGIAAPLPYHTPGETGILVIGIGTAGPAQEDREVLEALAEHIATSWESLKLAENRRELARLEERNRLARDLHDSVNQILFSLSLTAKGAESMLSGSEQLHPAAEAMKDIRALSQEALKEMRALIMQLRPAGLEAGLLHALQEYGTSQGLQVVLNRTGMRSLPRNIEEALWRIGQEALNNVRKHADDPSAEVTLKLSDHEVVFTVTDQGKGGANRPKVSSGSSLGLSIMKERAESLGGRLEIVSSSRKGTTVTAVIPLPFESV